GACGGACGGCTTCATGGCTGTCTTCTGGCTCCGCGGTCGAAGAACGCCGTCAATATACGGATTTCGGCGTCGGTTTCCAAGCAGACGACCCGCAGGATGCGGTCGCCGTGCGCCGTGATCGTGCGATAGCGACGCTGGATGGGCTGGCGGGGGTCTGCTTCTTCCCATTCGGGAAAATGAACGGTCGCCTCGATCCACTCGCGCTTCAGTTCACGCTCGCGGACGGCGTCGCCTGCATGTTTCGTATAGACGAGCGGCTTGCGTCGCTGGACCATGGCCCCTCACGGATAGAGCCGCGTCTTCTTCCAGCCGCCGCCGTCGGTCGTGAACACGACCCGGTCGTGCAGGCGGAAGGGGCGGTCGTGCCAGAACTCGATCGAGGCTGGCCGGATGCGGAAGCCGGACCAGTAGGGCGGGCGCGGGATCTCGCCGATGGCGTGGCGGGCGGTGTATTCGGCAACCGCCTTTTCCAGCGCGAAGCGGCTTTCGAGCGGGCGCGACTGCTTCGAGGCCCATGCGCCGATGCGGCTGCCGCGCGGGCGCGAGGCGAAATAGGCGTCGGCCTCCGCGTCGCTCACCGTCTCGACCGGGCCGCGCACGCGCACCTGCCGGCGCAGGCTCTTCCAGTGGAAGCACAGCGCCGCCTTCATCGCGCCCAGCACCTCGCGGCCCTTCGCGCTCTCGTAATTGGTGTAGAAGATGAAGCCGTGCTCGTCGAAATCCTTGAGCAGCACCATGCGCACGTTCGGCATGCCGTCGCGGTCGACGGTGGCCAGCGCGACGGCGTTGGGGTCGTTCGGCTCCGAGGCCTTGGCGTCCTCCAGCCAGCGCGCGAACAGCGCGTAGGGCTCCCCGCTTTCGGTGAAGTCACCGTCCGTTAACCCTGTATCCGTCATCATGGACCCCTTGCATGCTTTGGCATCGACGGGGAGATTGCCGATTGGCGCGTCGGACGCAAGCATTCGCTGCGTGGGACAGGCTTGTTTTCGTGTGGCTCGGCCTTGCCGCCGTGCTGCCGCTGGCCGCGTGCGGCACGGCCGGCTTCTCGCTCGAGAGCGCCGTGCCGGACCGTTCCGTG
The window above is part of the Aquamicrobium sp. genome. Proteins encoded here:
- a CDS encoding DUF4258 domain-containing protein; translated protein: MVQRRKPLVYTKHAGDAVRERELKREWIEATVHFPEWEEADPRQPIQRRYRTITAHGDRILRVVCLETDAEIRILTAFFDRGARRQP
- the pdxH gene encoding pyridoxamine 5'-phosphate oxidase; the encoded protein is MTDTGLTDGDFTESGEPYALFARWLEDAKASEPNDPNAVALATVDRDGMPNVRMVLLKDFDEHGFIFYTNYESAKGREVLGAMKAALCFHWKSLRRQVRVRGPVETVSDAEADAYFASRPRGSRIGAWASKQSRPLESRFALEKAVAEYTARHAIGEIPRPPYWSGFRIRPASIEFWHDRPFRLHDRVVFTTDGGGWKKTRLYP